Proteins encoded together in one Desulfosporosinus meridiei DSM 13257 window:
- a CDS encoding nitroreductase family protein gives MLDLLYRRRSIRKYKPKKLDSETVQVLIKAALLSPSSRGFQPWQFVVVDDSDVLTQLASSKKGAGFLKDAALGIVILADPAKSDVWIEDASIAATILHLTSESLGLGSCWIQIRERQFSESETAEQYVRRILSIPENLKVASIISIGYPDETKTPYGDQDLQFDKVHWHNY, from the coding sequence ATGCTAGATCTTCTTTATAGACGCAGGAGTATTCGTAAATACAAACCTAAGAAATTGGATTCTGAAACAGTTCAAGTACTTATTAAAGCTGCGCTATTAAGTCCATCATCTCGTGGTTTTCAACCTTGGCAATTTGTTGTTGTCGACGACTCTGATGTATTAACTCAGTTAGCATCCAGCAAGAAAGGCGCTGGATTTCTGAAAGATGCAGCGTTAGGCATTGTGATCCTAGCCGATCCGGCAAAAAGTGATGTCTGGATAGAAGACGCTTCAATTGCGGCGACAATTCTGCATCTTACATCAGAATCATTAGGCTTGGGATCTTGCTGGATCCAAATAAGAGAACGACAGTTTTCAGAATCTGAAACCGCAGAACAGTATGTGCGAAGGATTTTAAGCATCCCAGAAAACCTTAAGGTCGCTTCGATAATTTCGATAGGATACCCTGATGAGACTAAAACCCCTTATGGGGATCAAGACTTACAATTTGATAAAGTCCATTGGCATAACTATTAA
- a CDS encoding TetR/AcrR family transcriptional regulator, with the protein MYENFENLKEDKKKKILDACIFEFADKGYDKASTNAITNEAGISKGILFHYFKNKKALFNYVLDYCMQTMTEEFMKYPLTETKDIFQRFSELGVIKLKIAQEYPYIVKLFMEALVSPPEDMRSEIEKKYLQASKRYMTTFFKDIDYSKFRSGVEPSKAIEVITLFIGALGEKYLKDYKGKEHELFQDYDKIMAEYMGYMEILKYGMYSSDSTN; encoded by the coding sequence TTGTACGAGAATTTTGAAAATCTTAAAGAAGACAAGAAGAAGAAGATTTTAGATGCCTGTATTTTTGAATTTGCCGATAAAGGGTATGACAAAGCTTCGACCAATGCAATTACGAATGAAGCTGGTATTTCCAAAGGAATTCTATTTCATTATTTTAAAAATAAGAAAGCCTTATTTAATTATGTCTTAGATTACTGCATGCAGACAATGACAGAAGAATTTATGAAATATCCCTTAACAGAGACCAAGGACATTTTTCAAAGGTTTAGTGAACTGGGTGTGATCAAGCTTAAGATAGCTCAGGAATATCCCTATATTGTTAAACTGTTTATGGAAGCACTTGTAAGTCCGCCGGAAGACATGCGTTCTGAAATCGAGAAAAAGTATCTCCAAGCTTCCAAAAGATATATGACAACGTTTTTTAAGGATATTGATTATTCAAAGTTCCGAAGTGGAGTAGAACCGTCCAAAGCAATTGAAGTAATTACACTATTTATAGGGGCACTTGGAGAAAAGTATCTCAAGGACTATAAGGGTAAGGAACATGAGCTGTTCCAAGACTATGATAAAATTATGGCAGAGTATATGGGATACATGGAAATTTTAAAGTATGGAATGTATAGCTCGGATTCGACAAACTAA
- a CDS encoding MBL fold metallo-hydrolase, translated as MIFEALGIYKVKLPLPFRLNHVNCYAVKGTQGWWLIDAGLSREATIEGWTKFFEAHAINPSDIKGIYLTHFHPDHYGCSGWLQNYSGAPVYIGEIDAERIKRYWKSENYILKALNVLFSENGMPHDVLKETIDSVNNLIRYTFPHAELTTLKPGQVVTIGDFEYEVVLTPGHTDGHICYYNVAHGLLLSGDHLLPEISSNVSLWPRSGADPNPLDNFLKAIDSIRTLNCKIALPSHGKPFSNIEERIRQLEIHHQERLELMKNCTGSGSTAYEVCLQVFRQDLSFHELRFAMAETLAHLVYLVDKGELEMESQDGVRIFRMV; from the coding sequence ATGATTTTCGAAGCACTGGGGATTTATAAAGTGAAATTGCCATTACCATTTCGCCTAAATCACGTTAACTGTTATGCAGTTAAAGGAACACAGGGGTGGTGGCTGATCGATGCGGGTCTTAGTCGAGAAGCAACTATAGAAGGATGGACAAAGTTCTTTGAGGCACACGCAATCAATCCCTCTGATATTAAAGGAATTTATCTTACTCATTTTCATCCTGATCATTATGGATGTTCAGGATGGCTTCAGAACTATTCTGGTGCCCCGGTTTATATTGGTGAAATTGATGCAGAGCGGATCAAACGCTATTGGAAAAGTGAAAACTATATCCTTAAAGCCCTTAATGTCTTGTTTAGTGAGAATGGTATGCCTCATGATGTACTTAAAGAAACCATAGATTCTGTCAATAACCTAATCCGTTATACATTCCCTCATGCTGAATTAACAACCTTAAAGCCTGGGCAAGTTGTGACAATTGGAGACTTTGAGTACGAAGTTGTTTTAACTCCGGGGCATACGGATGGACATATCTGCTACTATAATGTTGCTCACGGTCTGCTTTTATCGGGGGATCACCTGTTGCCAGAAATATCATCGAATGTTAGCCTATGGCCCCGCTCCGGAGCAGACCCAAATCCCTTAGATAACTTTTTAAAAGCTATTGACAGTATTCGGACTCTAAATTGTAAAATTGCTTTACCATCACACGGTAAACCTTTCTCTAATATTGAAGAGAGGATTAGGCAACTCGAAATCCATCATCAAGAACGGCTCGAATTAATGAAAAACTGTACCGGAAGTGGTTCAACCGCTTATGAGGTTTGCCTTCAAGTTTTTAGACAAGACCTCAGTTTTCACGAGCTACGTTTTGCAATGGCTGAAACTCTGGCTCATCTTGTATATTTAGTTGATAAAGGTGAATTAGAAATGGAATCCCAAGATGGAGTCCGAATTTTTCGAATGGTATAA
- a CDS encoding PLP-dependent aminotransferase family protein, with product MKLNLDRSLKTPLYLQIRSQIRQLILTNELPCGYQLPPERKLATLLGVNRTTVVNAYHELVADGLIQSHVGKGSTVNSLQTIQHSLEGSSKTIYSEEQRVPIQPISWQNFYTSQSERMHNPVLASILDEIGSEDQISFALGSPAGEFYPLKELNEISQVIIRPGNWKAFEYASTIGHYPLRQYLETWLNRQGIDTQPQEILITSGSQQGLDLLTKVFIEPGDYVVMEEPSFLGAIGVFKSSGAHILTVPMDEEGLRTDVLEQILSRHRPKFIYSLPTFQNPTGITMSLERRHQLLKLAYQFHIPIVEDDPYSELYYENKSLPSLKSLDMHEHVIYLGTFSKILFPGLRLGWCVAPSPLLEQLSLAKQHIDLHTSTTTQWIMTEFCNQGLLDKHLPLVRGHYKHQRDAMVAALEEFAPEGLSWTIPAGGYYLWCELPREMKATALLTKAAEKKVAFVPGSAFYVNSGGRSWIRLCFSRHSALTIREGISRLCGAITELLNQPHLGRKTQQPRFSEPLV from the coding sequence ATGAAGCTGAATTTAGACCGCTCCCTAAAGACGCCGCTTTATTTACAGATAAGGAGCCAGATTCGTCAGCTTATCCTGACAAACGAGCTTCCATGCGGTTACCAACTTCCTCCCGAGCGAAAACTGGCCACCCTATTAGGAGTAAATCGCACAACAGTGGTTAATGCCTATCATGAACTCGTAGCAGATGGCTTAATACAGTCACATGTAGGCAAAGGAAGTACTGTAAATTCTCTCCAAACAATTCAGCACTCTCTAGAAGGCTCCTCTAAGACCATCTATTCAGAGGAACAGCGTGTACCCATTCAACCTATTTCTTGGCAAAATTTCTATACCAGTCAATCTGAACGAATGCATAATCCAGTATTAGCGTCGATATTAGACGAGATTGGTAGTGAAGACCAAATATCTTTTGCTTTAGGATCCCCTGCCGGAGAGTTTTATCCATTAAAGGAACTCAATGAAATAAGCCAGGTGATAATTCGCCCCGGCAATTGGAAAGCTTTTGAATATGCATCTACTATTGGTCATTATCCTCTTCGCCAATACTTGGAGACTTGGCTCAATCGCCAAGGCATAGATACCCAACCCCAAGAAATCCTCATAACTTCAGGGTCTCAACAAGGACTTGATCTTTTGACAAAAGTATTCATAGAACCCGGCGACTATGTTGTGATGGAAGAACCTTCCTTCTTAGGGGCGATTGGAGTTTTCAAATCGTCAGGTGCGCATATTCTTACTGTACCCATGGATGAAGAAGGGTTAAGAACCGATGTATTAGAGCAGATACTCTCCAGACACCGCCCTAAGTTTATCTACTCTCTTCCTACCTTTCAAAATCCAACGGGAATAACCATGAGTTTGGAGCGACGTCATCAACTGCTTAAGTTAGCTTATCAATTTCACATACCTATCGTAGAAGACGATCCCTATAGTGAACTCTATTACGAAAACAAATCCTTGCCAAGTCTGAAATCCTTAGACATGCATGAACACGTAATCTATCTTGGCACCTTTTCGAAAATACTCTTCCCCGGCCTTCGCCTGGGGTGGTGTGTTGCCCCTTCCCCGCTACTAGAGCAATTATCACTTGCCAAACAACACATTGACCTGCATACCAGCACTACAACTCAATGGATTATGACTGAATTCTGCAACCAAGGACTGCTTGACAAGCATCTTCCATTGGTTCGAGGCCACTATAAGCATCAGCGCGATGCCATGGTTGCCGCCTTAGAGGAATTTGCTCCTGAAGGCTTATCCTGGACGATACCCGCAGGTGGGTATTACTTATGGTGTGAACTGCCTCGTGAAATGAAAGCCACAGCTCTACTTACTAAAGCCGCTGAAAAGAAAGTAGCCTTCGTCCCGGGAAGTGCTTTCTATGTTAACTCTGGCGGAAGAAGCTGGATTAGACTCTGTTTTTCTCGTCATTCCGCATTAACAATTCGCGAAGGAATTTCTCGGCTTTGCGGAGCAATAACTGAACTCTTAAATCAGCCACACCTTGGCAGAAAAACACAACAACCTCGTTTTAGCGAACCTTTGGTATAG
- a CDS encoding LysR family transcriptional regulator, with product MIADPLKIFVTVAELKNFSRAAEELYLSQPSVSLQIRNLENELGSKLINRSPKHLELTQAGEILYGIAKQILLLYDKAKLEINQLTNTVTGSLKVGASYTIGEYILPYALTEFVAQFPNVDIEASIANTVEITNAVRSNHLDLGLVEGEVNHSDLDVQALMEDEIILVVPNQHVLAGLPVVTAEDLQDRVWILRESGSGTRDFSDKLIKDWNIDVKKTHIFGSSQAVKQAVIAGLGIALVSSWIVHKELKTKELTAIRIKDKRLVRSFSIIRPKNSEMSMAMNIFTENLLSHDLISSLIDNNSSV from the coding sequence ATGATTGCCGATCCTTTAAAAATCTTTGTAACAGTAGCTGAACTTAAGAATTTTTCCCGTGCAGCTGAAGAACTATATTTGTCCCAGCCCAGTGTAAGTTTACAAATAAGGAATCTAGAAAATGAACTTGGTTCCAAGTTGATTAATCGGTCTCCAAAACACCTAGAGCTCACTCAAGCGGGGGAAATTCTCTATGGTATAGCTAAGCAAATTTTGCTCCTTTATGATAAAGCGAAGCTGGAAATCAACCAATTGACCAACACGGTTACCGGCTCCCTTAAAGTTGGGGCCAGCTATACTATTGGGGAGTACATCTTGCCTTATGCCTTAACTGAATTTGTTGCCCAATTTCCAAATGTGGACATAGAGGCATCTATTGCTAACACAGTTGAAATTACAAATGCAGTTCGTTCCAATCATCTTGATTTAGGATTGGTAGAAGGTGAAGTTAATCACTCAGATTTGGACGTTCAGGCTTTAATGGAGGACGAGATCATTTTAGTTGTACCAAATCAACATGTCCTGGCTGGACTTCCTGTTGTCACAGCAGAGGATCTCCAAGATCGAGTCTGGATTCTAAGAGAAAGTGGTTCCGGAACACGAGATTTTAGCGACAAGTTAATTAAAGATTGGAATATTGATGTCAAAAAAACTCATATTTTTGGAAGTAGTCAAGCTGTAAAACAAGCGGTTATTGCCGGATTAGGAATTGCCCTTGTCTCAAGCTGGATTGTGCACAAGGAACTAAAAACCAAGGAATTGACAGCCATTCGAATAAAGGACAAACGATTAGTTCGTTCATTTTCCATAATAAGGCCAAAGAACAGCGAAATGTCTATGGCCATGAATATTTTTACAGAAAACCTCCTCTCACATGACCTGATTTCGTCTCTAATTGATAACAATTCATCGGTCTAA
- a CDS encoding DUF6544 family protein, whose product MQKNNIIIVLIFLALLIFALLLYKSQDLKKAYKSKVEEDLSHGIEFETTLVSENDVNHLPLPVQRYLNYVGVIGKEKVYNFRITFTGQMKIDPKKDWLKINTEQYNFMDNLTRMFYIQAKMYRIPILGLDSYKQSKGNMLIKLGGVFTVADASGPEMDIGEQVTLLNDMCLWVPATLIDPRIQWESIDSLTAKAIFNDKGRKVSAILFFNPDGALTNFVTEDRYMTIVKTYQKAQWSTPIKDYKEVNGSKLPTYGEGIWHLPEGDYCYAKFNLEKIDYNIKAIKP is encoded by the coding sequence ATGCAAAAGAACAACATAATTATAGTTCTCATTTTCTTAGCACTTCTGATTTTCGCCCTCCTTCTTTATAAATCTCAAGACCTAAAAAAAGCCTATAAATCAAAGGTCGAGGAAGACTTAAGTCATGGAATTGAATTTGAAACTACATTAGTATCGGAAAATGACGTTAATCATTTACCATTGCCTGTTCAGAGATACCTGAACTATGTTGGTGTAATCGGTAAGGAAAAAGTATATAATTTCAGAATTACCTTTACAGGGCAAATGAAGATAGACCCCAAAAAGGATTGGCTGAAGATTAATACCGAACAATATAACTTTATGGATAACCTAACAAGAATGTTTTATATACAAGCAAAAATGTATAGAATACCGATTTTAGGTTTAGATTCCTATAAGCAAAGCAAAGGGAATATGTTGATCAAACTGGGAGGCGTCTTTACCGTCGCTGATGCTTCAGGCCCGGAAATGGACATAGGTGAACAAGTTACTTTATTAAATGATATGTGTTTATGGGTACCAGCTACGCTAATTGATCCTAGAATTCAATGGGAAAGTATTGATTCCTTGACAGCAAAAGCTATCTTTAATGATAAGGGACGTAAAGTATCCGCAATTCTCTTCTTCAATCCTGACGGTGCGTTGACAAACTTCGTCACAGAAGATCGATACATGACCATTGTGAAGACCTACCAAAAAGCACAATGGTCAACCCCTATCAAAGATTACAAAGAAGTCAATGGATCTAAACTCCCAACCTATGGGGAAGGCATTTGGCACTTACCTGAAGGTGATTATTGTTACGCCAAATTTAATCTAGAGAAAATCGATTATAACATTAAAGCCATTAAACCTTAA
- a CDS encoding YeiH family protein — MWFQAKVNLGFQQSIAIEQERRNRFIIGIMFTMAFAGAGTLLGSLPGIERIGAMLSAILMAVIYRNVVGYPESLREGIQFSARYLMRFAIVLYGFKLNIDMVIHKGGILLVYDALTIVMGISVTMLLAKLLKADLNLSLLLGIGTGVCGAAAIAAVSPILKANDEDTAIGAGIIALVGTVFALSYTFLMPFLPISSVTYGIWSGVSLHEIAHVAAAAMPAGPDVMAISLLAKLGRVFLLIPLSFLLSMWMKRKEGGKSQSAPFPWFLVGFIITSLIGTYLDIPENVLKDISSASSFLLGAAMVGLGLNVHLSSLRTRAMRPLLAMIIASIVVSSVSFFALMWLSV, encoded by the coding sequence ATGTGGTTTCAGGCTAAAGTGAACTTGGGTTTTCAGCAGAGTATAGCGATAGAACAGGAAAGGCGAAACCGTTTTATAATAGGAATTATGTTCACCATGGCTTTTGCTGGTGCTGGAACGTTGTTAGGGAGCCTGCCGGGTATAGAGCGAATTGGAGCAATGTTAAGCGCTATTTTGATGGCGGTAATATATCGTAATGTTGTTGGGTATCCGGAGAGTCTTCGAGAAGGAATACAATTTTCGGCACGTTACCTGATGAGGTTTGCCATTGTTCTTTATGGATTCAAGTTAAATATTGATATGGTTATTCATAAAGGCGGAATTCTGCTTGTCTATGACGCTTTGACAATTGTTATGGGGATAAGTGTTACCATGTTATTGGCAAAGTTATTAAAAGCAGACTTGAATCTCTCGTTGCTTTTAGGAATCGGGACTGGAGTTTGTGGTGCCGCGGCAATTGCCGCTGTCTCTCCAATTCTCAAAGCCAATGATGAAGATACTGCAATCGGAGCAGGAATTATTGCTCTGGTTGGCACAGTTTTTGCTCTATCTTATACATTTTTGATGCCTTTCTTACCAATAAGTTCTGTAACTTATGGAATCTGGAGTGGGGTTAGTTTACATGAGATAGCTCATGTTGCAGCTGCGGCTATGCCGGCAGGCCCTGATGTTATGGCCATAAGTTTACTTGCGAAGCTTGGCAGAGTGTTTCTGCTGATACCCTTAAGTTTTCTTCTCTCCATGTGGATGAAGCGTAAAGAGGGTGGAAAGAGTCAAAGTGCACCCTTTCCTTGGTTTTTAGTAGGATTTATCATTACAAGTTTAATAGGAACCTATCTCGATATTCCTGAGAATGTATTGAAGGACATCTCCTCTGCATCATCGTTTCTTTTAGGCGCGGCTATGGTTGGTTTAGGGCTTAATGTTCACCTCTCAAGTTTACGGACTCGTGCCATGAGACCTCTTTTGGCTATGATTATTGCTTCAATTGTGGTTTCATCAGTATCCTTCTTTGCCTTGATGTGGCTAAGTGTATAA
- a CDS encoding ABC transporter ATP-binding protein: MDILMEGKNLRKNYRTGEVEIEVLKGIDFQLFYGEFIVILGQSGSGKTTLLNIIGGMTQASTGELYYKEQPLHEINDQQLTLYRRNEVGFVFQNYNLMPNLTVYENVRLAAEIAENPLAVLDILREVGLENWKDHFPAQLSGGQQQRVAIARAIVKNPELLLCDEPTGALDIQTGIQVLKALQKLNLDYHKTVIIITHNVEIAKMANRVFYLKDGLLDDIKVIEKPLCPEEITW, translated from the coding sequence ATGGATATTCTTATGGAAGGGAAAAATCTCCGCAAAAATTATCGCACCGGTGAAGTAGAAATCGAAGTTTTAAAGGGGATTGACTTCCAGCTCTTCTACGGAGAATTCATAGTAATACTGGGGCAAAGCGGCTCTGGGAAGACAACCTTGCTAAATATTATCGGTGGCATGACTCAGGCCTCAACCGGTGAGCTTTATTATAAGGAACAGCCGCTACATGAGATTAATGACCAACAGCTTACCCTTTATCGACGAAATGAGGTCGGATTTGTCTTTCAAAATTACAACTTAATGCCTAATCTCACAGTCTATGAAAATGTAAGACTAGCTGCTGAAATTGCCGAAAACCCACTCGCAGTACTGGATATTTTACGGGAAGTCGGTCTGGAAAATTGGAAAGATCACTTTCCTGCCCAACTTTCAGGAGGCCAGCAGCAGCGGGTAGCCATTGCACGAGCTATTGTCAAAAACCCAGAGCTTTTGCTCTGCGATGAGCCGACGGGTGCCTTAGATATTCAAACAGGTATTCAGGTTTTAAAAGCCTTGCAGAAGTTGAACCTTGATTACCATAAGACCGTTATTATTATTACCCATAATGTAGAAATTGCTAAAATGGCCAATCGGGTTTTTTATTTAAAGGATGGATTGCTCGATGATATTAAAGTCATCGAAAAACCACTTTGTCCTGAGGAGATAACATGGTGA
- a CDS encoding PLP-dependent aminotransferase family protein yields MQYTFAERVTHMDSSAIRELLKVAEQPQIISFAGGLPAAELFPLEEIKESYYQVLSAKDPSVLQYGATEGYLPLRQEIAAQMGMKGIMTEAENILLTNGSQQGLDLLAKLFINPGDVVLLQNPSYLGAIQSFQSYQANFMTIPTNKAGIDENALEVLIKHNQPKIIYLTPTYQNPTGITFTTEERKAVLRIARNYRVPIIEDDPYSELCYDGQAASPIRSFSTDDEVIYLGTFSKTLAPGLRLGWIVGGKNLIAKLVIAKQGSDLHTGTLLQRATHYYLTHFSPTEHIEKIRHAYQCRRDLMLSELKKAFSNKALWTEPTGGMFIWLTLPEEYNTLKLLPKALATNVAYVPGTNFYVNEKSHNSMRLNFSNPSPAQIQQGIKLLAKIL; encoded by the coding sequence ATGCAATATACCTTTGCTGAAAGAGTAACCCATATGGATAGCTCGGCAATACGTGAACTCTTAAAGGTTGCAGAGCAACCGCAGATTATTTCCTTTGCAGGAGGTCTTCCAGCTGCGGAGTTATTTCCTCTTGAAGAAATTAAGGAATCCTATTACCAAGTTCTTAGCGCAAAAGATCCTTCAGTCCTCCAATATGGGGCAACAGAGGGATATCTGCCCTTGCGCCAGGAAATAGCGGCTCAAATGGGAATGAAAGGGATCATGACAGAAGCCGAAAACATTCTGCTTACCAACGGTTCACAACAAGGATTAGATCTCTTGGCCAAGCTATTTATTAATCCCGGCGACGTCGTACTTTTGCAGAATCCCAGCTATCTAGGAGCCATCCAATCTTTTCAGAGCTACCAGGCCAATTTTATGACAATCCCAACTAATAAGGCAGGAATTGACGAGAATGCTCTCGAAGTATTGATAAAACATAACCAACCAAAGATTATATATTTAACCCCAACTTACCAGAATCCAACCGGAATTACCTTTACCACCGAGGAGAGAAAAGCTGTGCTCCGGATAGCCCGCAACTATAGGGTTCCCATTATTGAGGATGACCCTTACAGCGAACTCTGTTATGATGGTCAAGCCGCATCACCAATCCGATCTTTTTCCACAGACGATGAGGTAATCTATTTAGGGACATTTTCCAAAACCCTGGCACCCGGGCTTCGGCTTGGTTGGATTGTAGGCGGAAAGAATCTGATAGCTAAACTTGTCATAGCAAAACAAGGTTCTGATTTGCACACTGGCACTTTACTACAGAGGGCCACCCATTACTATTTAACACACTTTTCACCGACTGAACATATTGAGAAGATTCGCCATGCTTATCAATGCCGAAGGGACCTTATGCTTAGTGAACTAAAGAAAGCCTTCTCGAACAAGGCCTTATGGACTGAACCAACCGGAGGAATGTTTATTTGGCTGACTCTGCCTGAAGAATATAATACTCTAAAGCTTTTACCTAAAGCATTAGCAACTAATGTAGCATATGTTCCAGGAACTAATTTTTATGTGAATGAAAAAAGTCATAATAGCATGCGACTAAACTTCTCTAACCCTTCCCCGGCTCAAATCCAACAAGGAATAAAACTCTTAGCCAAAATACTTTGA
- a CDS encoding ABC transporter permease translates to MVMLRRKAIRDIKENFGVYLACIIVIAIGLLLYTSMSIAVESMEKAQQEFYTETNFADGFITVTGYPENKVNSLTLLPGIDQVTGRIVKEVRIIDQEKDSNKYLKMVTLNKSNGAQINQIKLIEGQLPKENQPEILVDPKFLEANHLSLGDSIDLSIDGNQVSLYITGTGQSPEFIYIMRNAQDLYPSAEEFGIAYISLDTLKVLVKEKGQVNDIVFTLEEGVSFDSVKDNLQAELKPYGFRSIVPRKDQTSHSILTSEIKQIRTTTKTLPVVFLGVAAIILYTMLRRLIEQQRVSIGTLKAFGFTDLEIVLHYLSYPMVIGTTGGLLGGLSGIALSFPLTAMYRDFFALPGLKSEFSFKYLFISLALALVFSVLSGIKGSLDILRLEPAQAMRPPAPGTARKTLIEKFSWFWQTLSSQAQMGIRDVFRTPTRSVFNIVGIAVVYSLMTVSWSMQNMTDLLTVVQLEQVQTYDVKLQLSEPSPTGATKYSVAHDLGVSAVEPILEVPATLRNGWLKKEVALMGLAEGSRLYNILDKNGRRLEVPDHGILLSEHLAKSLNVSVGDVIYVESSLRRETISQKGENLLVTGVVPQYVGLNAFMKDTELQHFLRQGEISTAMLIKMDPAEVGAMKSKYQNASNVSSIESRKDTGAKIEKMMESFGFTVWLLAILGGICGFALIYNSSIISLSERKRELASLRVLGMTPREVLRVITSEQWTLYAFGVLLGIPMAYGLSMSMAQSMSNDMYSLPADLPPMALLGAAAGTAFSVLVAQSRAYYKIKSLPYVEILAT, encoded by the coding sequence ATGGTGATGCTTAGAAGAAAAGCGATAAGAGATATTAAAGAAAACTTTGGAGTTTATCTCGCCTGCATTATAGTTATCGCCATAGGCTTACTTCTCTATACCTCCATGTCCATTGCCGTGGAAAGTATGGAAAAGGCACAGCAGGAGTTTTATACAGAAACAAACTTTGCCGATGGGTTTATCACTGTAACAGGGTATCCTGAAAATAAAGTGAACTCGCTTACCTTGTTACCTGGTATTGATCAAGTTACAGGACGGATTGTCAAAGAAGTTCGTATTATAGACCAAGAGAAAGATTCCAATAAATATTTAAAGATGGTTACTCTAAATAAGAGCAATGGTGCTCAGATTAACCAGATTAAGCTTATTGAGGGACAGCTTCCAAAGGAAAATCAACCTGAAATTCTCGTGGATCCCAAATTTTTAGAGGCTAATCATTTGTCCTTAGGGGATTCTATTGATCTAAGTATCGATGGAAATCAGGTCTCCCTATATATCACAGGAACTGGGCAAAGTCCTGAGTTTATATACATTATGAGAAATGCCCAAGACCTTTATCCATCGGCTGAAGAATTTGGCATAGCCTATATTTCATTAGATACACTTAAGGTTCTGGTAAAGGAAAAAGGGCAAGTTAATGATATAGTGTTTACTCTTGAAGAAGGAGTAAGCTTTGATTCCGTGAAGGATAATCTGCAAGCTGAGTTAAAGCCTTATGGCTTCCGTAGTATAGTCCCTCGGAAGGATCAGACAAGTCACTCCATTCTAACCAGTGAAATCAAACAAATCCGCACAACGACCAAAACTCTTCCTGTAGTGTTTTTGGGAGTTGCCGCTATCATTTTGTATACTATGCTGCGACGGCTCATCGAACAGCAACGAGTATCTATCGGGACTCTAAAGGCCTTTGGCTTTACTGATCTGGAGATTGTCTTACACTATCTGTCCTATCCCATGGTTATAGGGACAACAGGTGGGTTGCTGGGAGGATTATCTGGGATCGCTCTTTCATTTCCATTAACCGCTATGTACCGGGATTTCTTCGCTCTACCTGGTCTCAAAAGTGAGTTCTCATTTAAATACCTCTTTATCAGTCTGGCACTGGCTTTAGTCTTTAGCGTACTCAGTGGAATAAAAGGCAGTTTGGATATTTTGCGCTTAGAACCAGCCCAAGCCATGAGACCGCCAGCCCCAGGGACTGCGCGCAAAACCTTAATCGAGAAATTCAGTTGGTTTTGGCAGACCCTCTCCTCTCAAGCCCAGATGGGTATTCGAGATGTGTTTCGTACACCAACCAGGAGTGTTTTTAATATTGTAGGGATCGCTGTAGTCTATAGCCTCATGACAGTATCGTGGTCCATGCAGAATATGACCGACTTATTGACCGTGGTTCAATTAGAACAAGTGCAAACCTATGATGTCAAATTACAGCTTAGCGAACCTTCCCCTACTGGGGCTACAAAATATTCCGTTGCCCATGACTTGGGGGTTTCAGCAGTTGAGCCAATCTTGGAAGTGCCTGCTACTTTGAGAAATGGTTGGCTAAAGAAAGAAGTGGCCCTGATGGGTCTGGCTGAAGGGTCGAGACTTTATAATATCCTGGACAAAAACGGACGGCGCTTGGAGGTTCCTGACCATGGAATATTACTTTCTGAACATTTGGCCAAATCTTTGAATGTCAGTGTGGGGGACGTTATATATGTGGAAAGCTCCTTAAGGAGAGAGACCATTAGTCAAAAGGGTGAGAATTTATTAGTCACTGGAGTCGTTCCACAGTATGTTGGGCTTAATGCCTTCATGAAGGATACCGAATTACAACACTTTCTCAGGCAAGGTGAAATTAGTACTGCGATGTTGATCAAAATGGATCCTGCCGAGGTAGGAGCCATGAAAAGTAAATATCAAAATGCCAGTAATGTATCTTCCATCGAATCTCGCAAGGATACTGGGGCAAAGATCGAAAAAATGATGGAGTCATTTGGTTTTACTGTTTGGTTATTAGCAATTCTTGGAGGTATTTGTGGATTTGCCCTTATCTACAATTCGAGCATAATCTCTCTCTCGGAACGGAAACGAGAATTAGCTTCCCTTCGCGTGCTGGGAATGACACCTAGAGAGGTGCTTCGGGTAATCACTTCAGAACAATGGACATTATATGCCTTTGGAGTCCTGCTGGGTATACCCATGGCCTATGGCTTAAGCATGAGTATGGCTCAGTCTATGAGCAATGACATGTACTCTCTTCCGGCAGATCTTCCGCCGATGGCTTTGCTTGGTGCGGCTGCAGGAACTGCATTTTCTGTTTTAGTAGCTCAAAGCAGGGCCTACTACAAAATAAAATCACTTCCCTATGTAGAAATTCTGGCAACTTGA